CATTTTATCAGCCACGCAAGATTCGTAAGCTTTTCCTAGTGATTCAACATTAGCCACAGCTCTGGCGTCCGTAGCACTTTGAATCTTAGCTGCAGGATTAATGGCTGCAATAGCTACTACACCAAGAATGGCGATAAGAGCGATAACAACGAGTAACTCGACTAAGGTGAAACCACCTTCTTTT
This portion of the candidate division WWE3 bacterium genome encodes:
- a CDS encoding prepilin-type N-terminal cleavage/methylation domain-containing protein, producing the protein MTQIKIKEGGFTLVELLVVIALIAILGVVAIAAINPAAKIQSATDARAVANVESLGKAYESCVADKM